The genomic region TGGGCGCCTTCCCGACCTTGTTCGATGATCAAGTCCTGGCGCGCAGCGAACCATGGGCGCCGAGCAAGCACATGCATTGCGCGGAGAGCCTGATGGACGTCTCGCTGATCAACGACGGGCTGCCCAAGCTGCCGAAGGGCGGCGACGGCGGCTGAGCTGCATGACTTCAGGATGCTCTGATTAAGCGTAGCGGTGACGGCCGTGCCCCGCTGGTCTAGCCGCCACGCTGGGCGATGACCACGAGGTGCTTCTCCGGCAGCTGGTCGAATTCGAGATGCCGGCAAATGCACTGGCCCTGCGCGATGACCTCGAGCAGGGCCGGAATGCCGAGGGATGCGTAGTAAAGCTCGGGGCCCATGTACACATCGTGATGTTCGGCCGGGCCGTCCAGCCCGCCGGCGGTGAACAGCAGCACGCCACCCGGCGCGAGCGCGCCCATCAGTTTCAACAGCAGTGCCCGCTGCGCGTTTAGGGCGACGTGCCAAATGCTGTCCCACGCGCTGATGAAGGCATAGGGCCGCGGCATCGGCCAGGTGCAGATATCCGCGTGATGAATCGGCACGCTGCTATCAGCGGCCCGCGCGAGCTCCACCATGCGCGCCGAAAGGTCTATGCCTTCCGGGCTCAAGCCATGCTCGCGCAGCAGGGCGTTGAAGCGCGTATTGCACCCGCAGCCGACATTGAGCGCCGCGCCGCCACGCGCGCCGAGCAGGGCCAGCGCCTGGCGGTGATGGGCAATGCCATTGTGTTGAGGGAACTCGCCATCGCGCCACCTTTCGGCAAGCGCGTCGTAGGCGGCGGCGACCTGCGTGTGATCCACGTCGGCGGCCTCGGGCGCCGCCGGCGGGTGTTCAGGCGTCACCAATCTTCAGCCTTCGCACACCGTTGCTCGCAAACTCTTCGGAGTATTTCTCTTCGATAGGCGCGGCCAGTTCCCAAAATTCTTCCGGCGTCGCCGGCTCCTTGGGCAGGTTGGAGATCATCGCCGTCATGTCGCGCTCGACCAGGCGCTCGATGAGCTCTTCCCAGAAGGATTCGGCGTTGTAAACGCCGATGGCTTCGCGAACGCTTTCCAGCTCTTCCAATTTCGGCGTGGGAACGAAGGCGCGCAGGCTCTTGTCGTTCGTGATCAGGCTTTCACAGCCCATGGCCTTGGCGCTTGCGTAGATTTTCTGACACAGGAGGTAGAAGCGCTCCTTGTTCGGATCCGGCGCTTCGTCGTAGGCGGTGAGCATCCATTCGGCGAGGTAGAGGAGCTCAATCAGTGCCCGGTACTCGGGCTTGGAGAATTCAATCTTCATGTCGGGTGGGTCTCAATGGGTCGGAAGTCTTCATCTCGCCGCGCGAGCCGCACGCTCGTTACGGCGAATGGTGTGGTGATCATCGCAAGCAGCGCCGTCGAACGCCAAGGCCCTAAACGCAGAGAACCCCTGGGCGAAGTTGCGACCGCCGCCTAGGCGACGGGCAAATGACGCCAGATCACCACCCACAGCGTCACGAGGATCACGTTGCCGGCGCCGAACAGCAGGCCGCGATGCGCGACCTTGTTATAGCTCAAATGCACAATGCTATGCAGCACCCGCGCCACCACGAACGCCCAGGCGAGCTGCACCATGAGGGGCGTGGGCTGCGTGGCCGTGTAAGCCACGAGACAGCCCACGTAGAACAGCACCGGGAACTCCAACAGGTTCATGTAATTCCGGTTCGGAAGACTGGTCTCGGGCGGCACCGCGCCCGACTCACCGAAGGCAAAATCCTCCACCGTCACCTGCCCCTTCATGGCGGCGCGCACGCGCGCGATGGGAATGAGCACTTGCACGAAGGCCGTCCAGGCCGCGAGGGCGAACATCGGGGTGAGGAGCGCGGTGGCGGGCATGAAATGTTTCCTCTAGTTCGTATTGTCGAGTTCGCTGCATCCCGGGACGACCGTGGGCGATCGTCGCACCCAGCGTGCAGCGCGCTGCCCCGAGATCTCAGGTCTCATTGACGCGCACGTTAACCGGGACGATGGTTGAGCCGTCGGTCGCCGGATTGTACTTGGGGCACGCGCAAGTTGGCACAAATTCGCCAGCTTCGAAGTCACGCCCGCTCAGCCCCCGCGTTCAGCACCGCGCCTGAAATGACGAAAGACCAGTAGTGCAGCGCCACCCACGGCCGCGACGAAGCAGGACAAATTCAACGCATCGATGGAGACGAGCCTCAGCAAAGGGTTGGCCTCGGACAGGGGCGCCCATGGACGCATCGAGGAATACATGAGTGACGGCGACGACGGGCACCCCGCAAATCACGTGGCGGACGCTAACCCGCCGTTGACCGGCACTGAAGCGCGCATCACGGAGGCGCCCCGTCACGGCTGGTTAGGCGTCGATTCGTCTACTCGCTATTTGCCTACGTGAATCATGAGGCCACAATGCGGACAGTAGAACTCATGGTCGCGTGACCGCCCTTGCGTGTCTCGTGGGCCGAGCACAGAAACGTCCCCTTCGGGCGACTCAATCGCATTTAGCGCGCCTCTCAGAATTTCAACGATTGCTTGCGCATCTCGCCGCAGACCGGAGTTCTCCAGCTCAGCGATTTCAGTCGAAATTTCAACGAACGCTTTAATTACAGATTCTTTCATTCTTCCCGTCCATTTTTATTCCGAAATTTCCCACCTTCAATCGATATACGCTTGCCCATCGTTTCTCGCATGCGGACAGGGTCGGTATTTGATGCTCTACCTTTAACGCGAATTCACGGATTAGTCTTGTGACACCGGCCTTATCCAAGAGATCTCGATTAGCAAAGTGTTCCAAATAGCAGAGCGCGATAGTGTCATACCAATCCGCAATTTTTCGCACCCGATTTCTGTGGTGGCCGGCATTCGGTGCCGAATCCTTCATGACATCTGGGTTCTCTAGAATCGCGACTACTTCTGAGATCTCCTTCTGCTTCTCTAGCGTTTCAGAATGAATTTCAAAGATAGGTCGGTACGGTCTTCTCCTTTGCGACCGTCATGTCCCAGACCGCGGTCGCGCCCCGAAAACGGCTCCGAGGATTGCGCTTATTGCGTCGCTCATCCACTTTAGTGCTTCCTTAAAGATAGGCACTGCCTACCGATGAAATAAAACGTGCCGATGAGCGACTGCGAACCGCGCAGCCCGAAGGATTCCGCCACATTGACAAATTAGGCCTAGGGTACGATGTTGCACAGCAAGTCCTCGGGGAGAACGTGCCTTTCAAGGTCTGGGAGAGAAATTGAAACCGCTAGATCCATTCCGTCAACGATAACTATCTCAACGATCATTTCTCCCGGCAGCAAGGCCGTCGGTACTGGCGTCCAATCGCTCGGCAGTTCGCACGGGTCAGCGGTGTCCCAGTCGACTCCGTTGATCATGTACTGATTCTCGCCAGAGCAAGTCGAACGCCCCCTCAAGTAGTCGTATATTCCGAGGGTGGCGTCAAGGCGTATGGTCTGGCGACGCCACTCCGTTCGGTATATGAATCCCACTTCAGCTCCGCTGAGCGTGATTGGATTGGCTCCGCAACAGAAGGCCAAAGGTTTAGTGAATCGAAATGAAGCTCGCAAACGGGTATTGACGGAAGGATTCTCCTTAGCGACGAGAAAGGCGCGATATTGCAGCCAAGCGTCAAGCGATCGGGCGCCGAATTTGACAGAATGCAGGTGATGGCTCTCTAGCGCTTCGGCAATATTGGTTTCGCTATGATAGGTAAAGCGCCAATCCCCAAAGTAGATACAGCGGAGAATTAATTCCTCTTGAATCTCAGCTTTTACGCGATCATCGCCTTCCCGCAAAACAGAAATCATGCCGATACCTTTGCGTTTTGCTTTGCGTAACGCGTCAGCTGTAAACCCTGAGTTACTGCAGATAATTGCAACTGTTGCGCCAAGGTCGTGTCGCTTTGCATCTAACGCATCGACGAATTCTCTTCCGACTTTGCCTGTCGCGCTTAGACTAAAGTCCTTGCATTCGACAACGACGAGGACGGGTCGTGCCTCAATATATCCCCGTATAGCAACATCCATATCGAGGCGGCCATCGGGGCCCGGCACCCATTCGCCTTCAGTAACTACAGCGTCCGAATCGAACGCTCTAGCCACTTCCGAAACAAGCTTCTGGAATGCTCTACCCCGTGCTGTGACCATAGGTGCAGCCACTTGCAGGGGACAGAGTAAAGCCCAACGCGCCCTTGGGCGGCCCCGAAGCGCTAAGCGCGGAGGCGTCCGCTCCAACGGCTGGTTAGGCGCTTGACGTCTGGCGTTCATAGGGATCGGATTTGAGTTCGATTCTCTGCCTCGGGGATTGGCAGGCGCGCGACGATTGGCGGACCCAGTGCGATTTCACGATCGAAACGACTTTAGCCCATTGAAGAACGCACTACGCACTGCCCATTTAACGGCGTCGTCAGTACGTACGCTTTTCCAATGGTCCGGGTGCCGCATTACGTCCCGCACTTCATAGCGGTCGTCCTGTGGGTAGCGCACCTCCAAGAAGCCTATTCTGTACAAAAAGCGGGCGAGGGCGATATCAGGGTCTCCGTACGAAACTCCGTTTTGGAGCTTTACCTGTCCGTTTCCGATCAATCCACGGAGATGCTTATACAAATCCGACGCAATCCATTCAAGAGGCTTTCCAGTAAATGACTGTAAACAGATGTCCAGGCCATCGCACAGCCCACCGAACTCAGTCTTCAAGAATTCCAGTTGGTCAGTTGAATAGGTCCACTCTGCATCTTGAATCACAAGCTCCGGGACAGGCAATCTTTCCGCGCCGTCCAGCGCGAATTTAATCATTGCCCGCAAACTGCGAGGTGTATACATAGAGCGCCGGACAAAGTAGCTGAACGAGTCGCTTGTTGATCTATTCTTTAGCGTTACTTGCGGAGTAATAAATACATGCCACATGTCGTCGAATGGCACACGAATTTGCTTCGGATTGACATCCAGCGCTATTCCAATAGCGAGTCGGAGGCGCTGCGCGGTCCACTCTCGCAGATCCGACACATCCCAATTTAGGTGAACGATTCCGCTGACCTTGTCAGCATAGTGCCAACCTGGGTTAATGTTTAACCACAGGTCCTGACGCATGAACAAATGAACCTCTGCGCTTTTGTTATGGTGGGTAATTCGATCTGCGGCCTCAATAGCATCTCGAATCAGCCGGACATTGGTTGCGCCTCCCTCTTCCTGTAAGTTATCGAAGTCATCTACAAAAAGAGCAAAGCAAGCGGCGTTGGCGACGCGGGCTATCCGAGGTGCGCTTTCTTTTTCTAGATCGCAATTCTCGGCTGCGACGCTCTTTGCCCATGGGACGAGAGTTCTTATAACATCGACGATGCGCTCTCCGAAGTCGCGCTCGGTTATGCCTTTTATCTTGGCCCACGCGCGTAGTGCAATTTCGTCATCATTTGCGATGAGCCTGCCGCTCATTTCCTGAGCAAGTCGTCGGCAAATCAAGTCCGCGTAAATTTGCATCCAATCGGCGACCGCGCCATAGCCGCGCTCTGCCGCCTTTGCCAAGCGTTCGGCATGGAGCGAAGCCAGTTCGTCAGCTGACGCTTCTACGATGAGCGTACGAGAATCCGACTTGCGCCGCTCGATGCTTGTCAGGCGCACGGCCGATTTCCCTGCACCCTTACGGGCGACTGCAACGGTTACGGTCTTCGAAATTGCATTTGAAAACCAATCAGGTTGAACCAGTAGGTTCTCGAACCAGCGGTTTTGCACCGTGTCGCGCTCGGCATCCGGAAATCCAATGAACGATGAGTCATTTTTCCATCGTTCGCGGATTGCCTGAATTTGGGACGAAGTCAAAGACTTGATGGAATCGGAACTCATGAGATTCCCCGAGGACATAGCGGAGCCTAGGTTAGCGGCAAAGACCTGGCGCTGTATATGTTGAATTTGTGGCCACCGCTTGTCGCAGCGGGTGTTACGGGTCGGACGCGATTTTCTCCCCTGAATGGCCGGGGCACGGAAGTAAGCGCGTCAAGCTAACGCGCCGATGGGCGGCGCGCCAGCGCGCAGCGCTGAGGCGTCCGCTCCATTGGCTGGTTAGGTTGCGCGGCCATCGGATTCCCGCTTGATAGTTTCGACCTCGGCCCAGAATTTTTCGAAGAGTTGAAGGTAGTCCGTTACCCCGTCGAATTCATCGGGCACCGCATCCATTGCAAAAGCTTCTTTTCATTTACCTGTTCTAACGGTCTTCAGCGCCGGGACGCCATTTTGCGAAATCGAAAATCACACAATGGAGAGCCGCGCAATATTTGTGGCGTCGTATGGCGTGCCGCTCGGCATGAAGTAAGCGATCGTGAAATGCGCATTCGATGCATCCAAGGTTGCCCGGAACTTGAGTCGATAGAATTCCTCGTTCTCTGCGGCGATAGCGATATGGTCTGCTTCGGTCACTCTTTCAGCCATATGTCTAAATCTAATCAAGAATCGGGCCGTCGTTAGCCACAACAGACGGTCGTTGGGTGGCAGGACCGCTCCATTCGGGACGAAGATGAGGTGGGCGCGCTCAAGTAGCTTTATTGCTTCGTCTAAGTATTTCTCCGACCGATCTCGGCTGTCGTCCATGGCGTGGCGCGTAAGGTTTGACCGATAAGCTCTGTATGCGACGGTAGCGCTTGCCGCGACCGCGACGGAGGCTGCAGCTTGAATTGCCGTTAACAATGCACCGTGGGAGAGGAAGGACAGTACTCCAGCGACAATCATCGTCGTAGCGACAATGCCGAAAAGCACTCCAATGAAAAATTCACCTTTCATAATGGTTTCCGAGCGACCTAACAGCAACTAGACGTCAAACGTTCCATTTACGAGGCCGCCCCCTACCCCCCCCTAACCCTCACCTCCGCAATAAACCCAACATGCTCCTCCACACACCGAAACCCCATCCCCATCGTGCACACCGATAAATGGGTGCCGCCCGCATCCCGCCACACCTTTGCCATCTCCACCACCTCGTCCACACTGCGTGAAGCATTGGTAATGAACTCGAGCCCGAACCCGTCAATCGATCTCCCCGCCTCCGCCAAGTGATGCTTGACCCGCGCAAGATGCTTCAAGGGCTCACTGCCGGCAAACATGAAACCATCGCCCAGTCTCCCTCCTCGCCGGAACGCGGGCTCTTCGAAGCCGCCCACCCAGATCGGGATCGGGCGCTTGGGTAAAGGAATGAGATTGCACTTGTCCACTTCGTCGAAGCGGCCTTTGAAGGTCACCATCGGTTCGGTCCAGTAACGGCGCAGCAGGGCCATCTGTTCGTCGGTGCGTGCGCCGCGGGTGCTGAAGTCCTGGCCCAGGGCCTGGAACTCGGGGTAGTTCCAGCCGACGCCGATGCCGAAGCGCAGGCGTTGGCCGGAGAGCAGGTCCAGGTCCGCCACCTGGCGGGCGACGAGGGCGGTCTGGCGTTGCGGGAGGATGATGACGCCGGTGGCGAATTCCAGCCGGGGCACGAGGCCGGCGAGGTAGGCGAACATGATGAGGGGATCGTGGAAGGGGTCTTTCTCGGTATAGGGGCCCCATAGTTTCGGTTCGCGGTCGTGGCTGGCGCCGAGCACGTGGTCGTAGGCCAGGAGGTGGTCGTAGCCCAGGGCTTCGGTGGCAAGGGCGTAGCGACGCACGGCGTCCGGGTCGCCGTTCAGTTCGATCTGCGGATAGACGGTGCCGATCTTCATGGGGGCGCTCCTGGCGGCTGGCGTGGGTGGGCTTGGCCTGAGTGTACGCAGGGCCATGGGACGCGGCGATAACCCGATAGGCCGGATGGTTAAATTCACGCCCGGTGATTACACTCCCGGCGGCGCTCAACGCGCCCCATTCCAACCGCATCCACGGAGACCCCCGTTCCATGTCCGACATGTTCGACTCGCTCGCCTTCGCGCGCGGCCCGGCCATGAAGAATCGCTTCATGCTCGCGCCCCTGACCAACTGCCAGAGCCACGCCGATGGCAGTCTGTCCGACGATGAATTCAACTGGCTGCGCATGCGCGCCGTGGGTGGTTTCGGCCACACCATGACCTGCGCCGCCCACGTCGATGAAAAGCGGCCAGGGCTTTCCCGGCCAACTCGGTATCTTCGACGATGCGCTGTTGCCCGGCCTTACGCGTCTCGCCGATGCCATCCGCGCCGCCGGCAGCGTGTCCTCGGTGCAGCTCTACCACGGCGGCATGCGTTCGCCGGCCGACATCATCGGCCACCAGCCGTGGTGTCCGTCGGACAACGCCGAGTTCAAGGCGCGCGCCATGACGGTGTCGGAGATCGAGCAGTCGATCGAAGCGTTCATCAAGGGCGCCGAGCGCGCCGAGAAAGCCGGCTTCGACGGCGTGGAACTGCACGGCGCCCATGGCTACCTGTTGTGCCAGTTCCTGAGCGGCGAGACCAATCAGCGCACCGACGGCTACGGCGGCTCGCTGGAGAACCGCTCGCGTCCGTTGTTCGAAGTCATCAAGGGCATTCGCCAGCGTTGCGGCGCCAACTTCCAGGTGGGCGTGCGCCTGTCACCGGAACGCTTCGGCATGAACATCGCCGATGCGCGCGCGGTCGCGCAGCGTCTGATGGATGAAGATCAAATCGACTACATCGACATGTCGCTGTGGGATGTGTTCGCCGAGCCGGAAGACGCGGCGCTCAAGGGCCGCAACCTCATGAGCTATTTCACGGAGTTGAAGCGTGGCCGCACGCGTCTTGGCGTGGCGGGCAAGATCCGTCGCCCGGAACACGTGAAAGCGGTGATGGAATCGAACGTGGACTTCGCGCTGATCGGGCGCGCCGCCATCATCCATCACGACTTCCCCAAGCTCGCCGCCAAGGCCGACTTCCAGCCGCTGGAGCTGCCGGTGTCGCGCGCGCATCTGAAGTCGCAGTTCCTGGGCCAGGCCTTCATCAACTACATGGCTGGCTGGCCGCACTTCGTTTCCGACTGAGTCCTTGTCTCTACCCGGCCGGCGTCGTCGTGACGCCGGCCGCGGCTTGTCCGCGAGTCCTTCTAAAAATCTTTCGACTATTCCACCGTCACCGTGATCGGCTTCGACATCACCGGCGGCTGATGCGGCACGTGGGCGAAGTCGCCCAAGAGCAACTGCAGCGTGTGTTTGCCGGGCGGCAGGGTCACGGTGGTTTCGGTCTGGCCGCCGCCGAAATGGCGATGCTGGTCGTCCTTGGCGATGGGCTGGGTGAGGTCGGGCAGCGGCGTATCGATCAAGAGATGATGATGGCCGGTGTTGTCGAGCTTGGTGCCGGCCGGCGCCACGCCCCACGGATTGCGCAGGCCGAACACCACGGTGAACGGACTCTTGACCGTGGCGCCGTCGGCGGGAGTGACGATGTAAGCAGCCGGTTCCTCGGCATGGGCGGCGGTGGCCATCAGCGCGAACACGATGGCGGAAGACAGGCGCTTCAACATGCAATGAGCCTCGGGGACGAAAGGGGCTTCATGCTAGCAAACCGTGGCAGGCGATGGCGCGCGTCGTGGCGGAGCGCGCGGCAAGGCGCAAAGTGCGGTGTGTTCCCGTTTTTAACCACGCCCCACCCCACGAAGCGAGTGGTAAATTGCGGCCATAGACAATCGTTCTTCCATGGAGGTGCCCCATGTTCCGCAGACTCGCCTTGACCCTGACCCTTGCCTCCCTACCGGCCGTGAGCAGTGCGGCCAACCTCAGCTTCACCTCGGCCACCGACTTCGCCACCGCCGCCGGCAGCACGGTGCTGGAAAGCTTCGAAGCTTCGGCGCCCGGCGTGCGCGCGGTGGCGCCGATAG from Pseudomonadota bacterium harbors:
- a CDS encoding class I SAM-dependent methyltransferase — protein: MDHTQVAAAYDALAERWRDGEFPQHNGIAHHRQALALLGARGGAALNVGCGCNTRFNALLREHGLSPEGIDLSARMVELARAADSSVPIHHADICTWPMPRPYAFISAWDSIWHVALNAQRALLLKLMGALAPGGVLLFTAGGLDGPAEHHDVYMGPELYYASLGIPALLEVIAQGQCICRHLEFDQLPEKHLVVIAQRGG
- a CDS encoding MAPEG family protein; the protein is MPATALLTPMFALAAWTAFVQVLIPIARVRAAMKGQVTVEDFAFGESGAVPPETSLPNRNYMNLLEFPVLFYVGCLVAYTATQPTPLMVQLAWAFVVARVLHSIVHLSYNKVAHRGLLFGAGNVILVTLWVVIWRHLPVA
- a CDS encoding DUF2034 domain-containing protein, producing the protein MVTARGRAFQKLVSEVARAFDSDAVVTEGEWVPGPDGRLDMDVAIRGYIEARPVLVVVECKDFSLSATGKVGREFVDALDAKRHDLGATVAIICSNSGFTADALRKAKRKGIGMISVLREGDDRVKAEIQEELILRCIYFGDWRFTYHSETNIAEALESHHLHSVKFGARSLDAWLQYRAFLVAKENPSVNTRLRASFRFTKPLAFCCGANPITLSGAEVGFIYRTEWRRQTIRLDATLGIYDYLRGRSTCSGENQYMINGVDWDTADPCELPSDWTPVPTALLPGEMIVEIVIVDGMDLAVSISLPDLERHVLPEDLLCNIVP
- a CDS encoding LLM class F420-dependent oxidoreductase, encoding MKIGTVYPQIELNGDPDAVRRYALATEALGYDHLLAYDHVLGASHDREPKLWGPYTEKDPFHDPLIMFAYLAGLVPRLEFATGVIILPQRQTALVARQVADLDLLSGQRLRFGIGVGWNYPEFQALGQDFSTRGARTDEQMALLRRYWTEPMVTFKGRFDEVDKCNLIPLPKRPIPIWVGGFEEPAFRRGGRLGDGFMFAGSEPLKHLARVKHHLAEAGRSIDGFGLEFITNASRSVDEVVEMAKVWRDAGGTHLSVCTMGMGFRCVEEHVGFIAEVRVRGG
- a CDS encoding DUF4399 domain-containing protein, with protein sequence MLKRLSSAIVFALMATAAHAEEPAAYIVTPADGATVKSPFTVVFGLRNPWGVAPAGTKLDNTGHHHLLIDTPLPDLTQPIAKDDQHRHFGGGQTETTVTLPPGKHTLQLLLGDFAHVPHQPPVMSKPITVTVE